DNA sequence from the Asticcacaulis sp. AND118 genome:
CCAGTCGTTTCTATGCCGATACGGCCGGGGCGCTCGGCATGTCGCCGCGCGTATTCCGCAATGGCGGCGCGGCGGAGGTGATTCGTTTCGCTGTGGGGCAGTCGCGCCTGGGCGCGCTTCTGGTGGCCCGCAGCGAGAAGGGGGTTTGCGCCGTGTTTCTGGGTGACGATCCCGATGCGCTGGTGCGTGATCTTCAGGACAGCTTCCCCAGGGCTGAACTGATCGGCGGCGATGCCGGATTCGAGACGACCCTGGCGCGTGTGGCCGGGGTGATCGAAGCGCCGGAAACGCCGCTCGACCTGCCGCTCGATATCCGCGGCACGGTGTTCCAGCAGAAGGTGTGGGCGGCCTTGCAGACCATCCCGGCCGGGACGCGCGTTTCCTATGCCGAACTGGCCGAGCGGGTAGGGCTGCCGGCGGCGGTGCGCGCTGTGGCCTCGGCCTGCGCGGCCAACAAGATCGCGGTGGCCATTCCCTGTCACCGCGTGGTGCGGATGGACGGCGCGCTGTCCGGCTATCGCTGGGGCGTCGAGCGCAAGGCGGTGCTGCTGGAGGCCGAACAGGCAGAGTGAATCTGGCTTGTTGATTTGTTCTCTTTTTGTGCTATGTTCCCTCTACGTTCTAATGACGTTGCGGAACCGCATCATGGAAAACGAGAACATCGAACCTCTGCGCAAGATCATCCATGTCGATATGGATGCCTTCTATGCCTCGGTGGAACAGCGCGATAATCCCGAACTGCGCGGCAAGCCCGTCGCCGTGGGCGGCATGGAACGCGGCGTCGTCGCCGCGGCCTCTTACGAAGCGCGCAAGTACGGCATCCGTTCGGCCATGCCTTCGGTCACCGCCCGGCGCAAATGCCCGGACCTGATCTTCGTCAAGCCGCGCTTCGACGCCTATAAGGCCGTGTCGAAGCAGATTCGTGAAATCTTTGAGGACTATACGGAGTTGGTCGAGCCGCTGTCGCTGGACGAGGCCTATCTCGATGTCACCCATAATCACAAAGCCATCGCTTCGGCGACGCTGATCGCGCAGGAAATCCGCGCGCGCATCAAGCTCAAAACCGGGCTGACGGCTTCGGCGGGGGTGTCCTACAACAAGTTTCTGGCCAAGATGGCCTCGGATTATCGCAAGCCCGACGGTCTCTACGTCATCACGCCACGCATGGGACCGGAATTTGTCGAGACCCTGATGGTCGGGCGTTTCCACGGCATCGGCCCGGCGACCGAAGAAAAGATGAACCGGCTGGGCATCATGACCGGCGCCGATCTCAAGGCGCAGGATCTCGCCTTTCTGCAAAAGCATTTCGGCGTGTCGGGCGAGTACTATTACAATATCGCGCGCGGCATCGATCATCGCCGCGTACGGCCCGACCGGGTGCGCAAGTCGGTGGGGGCGGAAAACACCTTCTTTCAGGACATCTTCTCCCCCGATGCCGCCAGGGCCGCGCTGCAGCCCATCGTCGACAAGGTATGGCGCTATTGCGATCAGCACGGCACGCGCGGGCGCACCGTGACGCTGAAGGTCAAATATACCGACTTTCAGCAGATCACCCGCAGCCACACGGCGGCCGCCACCTTGCTCGACAAGGACGAACTGTCGCGCCTGTCGCGCAATCTGCTCGAAAGCGTCTTTCCGATCGCCAAGGGCATCCGCCTGCTGGGCGTGACCCTGTCGTCGCTGGGGGCCAATGACGCGCAGCCCGAGCCGCAGCAACTGAGTCTCGCCATTTAACTATGCCTCCCCGCTGGCGGGGAGGGGGACCATTGGCAGAGCCAATGGTGGTGGGGTGGGGAACCGCCTTTAATTAAACGTCGTGGCGATGTCCGCGCCTTCCTTGAGCGTCAGGGTCACCGGCGTGCGTTCGACCACATCGGCCAGCCGTGCCTTCTGCGCGTCATCCAGCGGGCCGGTCAGGGTCAGGACGCGCGTGATCTTCGAGCGCTTGTCGTCCTTGCTGTGGTGCAGATCGACGTCGATGGCCTCAAGCGGCCACCCCTTGCGCGCCGCATACATGCG
Encoded proteins:
- the ada gene encoding bifunctional DNA-binding transcriptional regulator/O6-methylguanine-DNA methyltransferase Ada, which translates into the protein MTAPFPITEDPRWQAVITRDAAQDGAFVYGVKTTGVYCRCTCAARLPKAENVRFFETGAQAQAAGFRACKRCKPDQAGERARQAQMIAAACREIETAEIEPKLGDLAQQAGLSPFHFHRVFKAATGLTPKAYARAHRGGKMRAALKASGSVTEAIYEAGFNAPSRFYADTAGALGMSPRVFRNGGAAEVIRFAVGQSRLGALLVARSEKGVCAVFLGDDPDALVRDLQDSFPRAELIGGDAGFETTLARVAGVIEAPETPLDLPLDIRGTVFQQKVWAALQTIPAGTRVSYAELAERVGLPAAVRAVASACAANKIAVAIPCHRVVRMDGALSGYRWGVERKAVLLEAEQAE
- the dinB gene encoding DNA polymerase IV — protein: MENENIEPLRKIIHVDMDAFYASVEQRDNPELRGKPVAVGGMERGVVAAASYEARKYGIRSAMPSVTARRKCPDLIFVKPRFDAYKAVSKQIREIFEDYTELVEPLSLDEAYLDVTHNHKAIASATLIAQEIRARIKLKTGLTASAGVSYNKFLAKMASDYRKPDGLYVITPRMGPEFVETLMVGRFHGIGPATEEKMNRLGIMTGADLKAQDLAFLQKHFGVSGEYYYNIARGIDHRRVRPDRVRKSVGAENTFFQDIFSPDAARAALQPIVDKVWRYCDQHGTRGRTVTLKVKYTDFQQITRSHTAAATLLDKDELSRLSRNLLESVFPIAKGIRLLGVTLSSLGANDAQPEPQQLSLAI
- a CDS encoding OsmC family protein, producing the protein MAHARAHIGTTDFLTTIESAGRTLTADEPEALGGGNAGFAPYDLLLSALAACTCITLRMYAARKGWPLEAIDVDLHHSKDDKRSKITRVLTLTGPLDDAQKARLADVVERTPVTLTLKEGADIATTFN